Within the Photobacterium swingsii genome, the region CAAGCTGATGAAATCATCATTACTTGCCAACAACAAGATGAACAGGTCAACATTACGATCTGTGATGATGGCTTAGGCTTCGATCAAAGTAATGAAAAACTCAACCATTACGGATTGGCTATTATGGCTGAACGGGCTGATCGCTTAAATGGTAAAGTAACAATAACCTCAGAGCCAGAGCAAGGTTGCTGCGTTACACTCAGTTTCTTGCTAACGCCATAAGGATAATAAAATGACGTGTTGGAAAGTAATGATTGTCGATGACCACCCGCTAATGCGTCGTGGTATTGGCCAATTACTCAGTTTTGAACCAGATTTTGAATTAGTTGCAGAGGCAAGTAATGGGGCAGATGCTGTTGGTATTGCCCATGAAAAAGAGCCGGATCTGATCCTATTAGATCTCAATATGAAAGGGATGTCAGGATTAGATACCTTAAACACTATGCGTGCAGAAGGTATCGAAAGTAGCATAGTCGTACTCACCGTTTCAGATAGCCGCAACGATGTAAAAACACTGATCCAAGCAGGCGCGGATGGTTACTTACTTAAGGATACTGAGCCTGATGAACTCGTACGCTTATTAAAAGAAGCCATGTGTGGTGGTAAGGCCTACAGCAGTTTAGTTAAAGAGTACCTAACCGATAATGTAGAGCAAGATTGCTTACTCAACAGTTTGACTGATCGTGAAACACAAATTTTGCAAGAAGTTGCTAAAGGTCACCGTAACAAGCAAATAGCAGATACTCTCTTTATTTCAGAAGCAACTGTTAAAGTACACATGAAAAGCTTGCTAAAGAAACTGCAGGTAAAATCACGTACTGCTGCAACCGTGCTCTACCTAGAATCACAGGGCCTATAAATGAAGCAATACCTTGCACTTGGCGTTGCACTATTAGCTTTAAGTGGTTGTACTACAAGCTCGATAACAGAAAAAGGTGAACAAGTAGATATTGTTTGGAATGTGGAAACCACCAGCAAACAATGCCAACTCAAGTCCACCTTTGTTGGCTCTGAAGGAGCATGGTATAACTTTTGGCTAATATCAAACCGCTCACTTACCGTGGGTGCACTGAACCAGCTACGCAACCAAGCCGCTGAGGTAGGTGCTAATACTCTGTTACTGGGTGCCCCGTTGCCGTATGTCTCTTCGGTTACTTATGTGGGAAATGCCTATGATTGCCCACCACCCGAATAGAATACGTTAGCGTCACAACAAGACTTCATCAGTACAAAATAAAAAACCGCCCAAAGGCGGTTTTCTTTTAATTACACATTTTTATCGCTAAGCCAATGCGCTGATTAAATCGTTTTCACGATCTTCAACCCACGCAGGATCAAACGGCCCCCAGTCACTTAATTTATAGTAACCGTCGTTATGACGTTTACCATCTTGAATAAAGGTTAATTCAAAACCTAGCCCTGGTAATGCCTTTAATACATCTTGAATCGTTCGACGGGGCCAGCCCGTTTTTTCGATTAACTTAGGCACATTAGGACGTTCAATGTGTTCAACTAACAATGCCAAATAAAGGCGGCGTGCAAATACTGGATTCAATTCCATTGAGACCTCCACAATACTCATTTGAGTAATCATCTGAAGCGAACGTCGCTAAACATGGTCACAAATAACTACTCAAATAGGTATATCCTTGGCAGACACCTTGAATGAACAAGGCGCACTCATTATTGCGACAATCACAAATAACATGTTGAGTTCGATCAATATGCGTGTCTGTTTACCGTATATTCCATTCTATAAATGGGCATCCATCACACTTTGGTGGCATTTTTCTGCAACCACTTTAAACTCTGACAAGTAAGCATTTACTCACAGCAGCAATAAATTGCTCACTTCGCAAGCAATACCGACACAATTTAATGCTAACCCTCTGCCACAACAGCACTTTCAAGTCGCTTGATTTGCCACTTATTATTGCTTCATTCTATTTTCAAAATAAATTAAACATCTACACTGACAATATTCCCTTCACATACAAGGACACATCCTATGACCCCGGCTTTTTGGAGCATTCTGATCCTAATAATTGTTAATTACGCTCTAGCGGGACTCGGAAGC harbors:
- a CDS encoding DUF4156 domain-containing protein — protein: MKQYLALGVALLALSGCTTSSITEKGEQVDIVWNVETTSKQCQLKSTFVGSEGAWYNFWLISNRSLTVGALNQLRNQAAEVGANTLLLGAPLPYVSSVTYVGNAYDCPPPE
- a CDS encoding response regulator; protein product: MTCWKVMIVDDHPLMRRGIGQLLSFEPDFELVAEASNGADAVGIAHEKEPDLILLDLNMKGMSGLDTLNTMRAEGIESSIVVLTVSDSRNDVKTLIQAGADGYLLKDTEPDELVRLLKEAMCGGKAYSSLVKEYLTDNVEQDCLLNSLTDRETQILQEVAKGHRNKQIADTLFISEATVKVHMKSLLKKLQVKSRTAATVLYLESQGL
- a CDS encoding winged helix-turn-helix domain-containing protein codes for the protein MELNPVFARRLYLALLVEHIERPNVPKLIEKTGWPRRTIQDVLKALPGLGFELTFIQDGKRHNDGYYKLSDWGPFDPAWVEDRENDLISALA